One genomic segment of Bacteroides caccae includes these proteins:
- a CDS encoding alpha-ketoacid dehydrogenase subunit alpha/beta has translation MKKYDIKNTDIETLKKWYHLMTLGRALDEKAPSYLLQSLGWSYHAPYAGHDGIQLAIGQVFTLGEDFLFPYYRDMLTVLSAGMTAEEIILNGISKATDPGSGGRHMSNHFAKPEWHIENISSATGTHDLHAAGVARAMVYYGHKGVAITSHGESATSEGFVYEAINGASLERLPVIFVIQDNGYGISVPKSEQTANRKVAENFSGFKNLKIIYCNGKDVFDSMNAMTEAREYAITTRNPVIVQANCVRIGSHSNSDKHTLYRDENELEYVKEADPLMKFRRMLLRYKRLTEEELLQIETDAKKELSAANRKALSAPDPDPKSIYDFVIPEPYQPQKYKEGIHQAEGEKTFMVNAINETLKAEFRHNPDTFIWGQDVANKEKGGVFNVTKGMQQEFGDARVFSAPIAEDYIVGTANGMSRFDPKIHVVIEGAEFADYFWPAVEQYVECTHEYWRSNGKFAPNITLRLASGGYIGGGLYHSQNIEGALTTLPGARIVCPSFADDAAGLLRTSMRSKGFTLFLEPKALYNSVEAAAVVPEDFEVPFGKARIRREGTDLSIITYGNTTHFCLHAAERLEKEGGWKVEVIDIRSLIPLDKEAIFESVKKTSKALVVHEDKVFSGFGAELAAMIGGEMFRYLDGPVERVGSTFTPVGFNPILEKEILPDEAKIYEAAKNLLEY, from the coding sequence ATGAAAAAGTATGATATAAAAAATACAGATATTGAAACCTTGAAGAAGTGGTATCATCTGATGACATTGGGACGTGCTCTGGATGAGAAAGCCCCTTCCTATTTGCTGCAATCGTTAGGTTGGTCTTACCATGCTCCTTATGCAGGACATGACGGAATCCAACTGGCTATTGGGCAGGTTTTTACTCTCGGCGAAGACTTTTTGTTCCCTTATTACCGGGATATGCTGACTGTGCTTTCTGCCGGAATGACTGCAGAAGAAATTATCCTGAATGGTATATCGAAAGCGACTGATCCCGGTAGTGGCGGGCGGCACATGTCTAATCACTTCGCAAAACCGGAATGGCACATCGAAAATATCTCGTCTGCTACGGGGACACATGACCTCCATGCGGCAGGTGTAGCCAGAGCTATGGTGTATTATGGTCATAAAGGAGTTGCCATAACTTCTCATGGAGAATCGGCTACTTCCGAAGGCTTTGTATATGAAGCCATCAATGGCGCTAGTCTCGAGCGTCTTCCTGTGATTTTCGTAATACAGGATAATGGTTACGGTATCTCCGTCCCGAAATCCGAACAGACGGCCAATCGGAAAGTGGCAGAGAACTTCTCAGGTTTCAAGAACCTGAAAATTATCTATTGTAATGGAAAAGATGTATTTGACTCGATGAACGCTATGACCGAAGCTCGGGAATATGCCATAACCACTCGTAACCCGGTAATTGTACAAGCCAATTGCGTCCGTATCGGTTCCCACTCTAATTCGGATAAACATACCTTGTACAGGGATGAAAACGAACTGGAATATGTAAAAGAAGCTGACCCGTTGATGAAATTCCGCCGGATGTTGCTTCGCTATAAACGTTTGACGGAAGAAGAATTGTTGCAAATAGAGACTGATGCAAAGAAAGAATTATCAGCCGCTAATCGAAAGGCCTTGTCTGCTCCCGATCCTGATCCCAAGAGTATCTATGACTTTGTGATACCCGAACCTTATCAGCCTCAAAAGTATAAAGAAGGTATCCATCAGGCAGAAGGAGAGAAAACTTTTATGGTGAACGCCATTAACGAAACGTTGAAAGCCGAATTCCGTCATAACCCCGATACGTTTATCTGGGGACAGGATGTAGCAAACAAGGAAAAAGGCGGTGTGTTTAATGTGACTAAAGGTATGCAGCAGGAGTTTGGTGATGCACGTGTATTCAGCGCACCGATTGCGGAAGATTATATTGTGGGTACAGCTAACGGAATGAGCCGCTTTGACCCTAAAATCCATGTCGTGATAGAAGGAGCGGAATTTGCTGACTATTTCTGGCCTGCCGTAGAACAATATGTAGAATGTACACATGAGTATTGGCGTAGCAATGGAAAGTTTGCTCCGAACATAACTTTACGGCTAGCTTCCGGTGGTTATATTGGTGGGGGATTATACCATTCCCAAAATATAGAGGGAGCTTTGACAACTTTGCCCGGAGCACGAATTGTCTGTCCTTCCTTTGCTGATGATGCCGCCGGATTATTGCGGACCAGTATGCGTTCCAAGGGCTTTACATTGTTTCTCGAACCGAAAGCTTTGTATAACTCGGTGGAGGCAGCAGCCGTTGTACCGGAAGATTTTGAAGTTCCTTTCGGAAAGGCACGTATCCGTCGTGAAGGAACAGATTTGAGTATTATCACCTATGGCAACACTACCCATTTCTGTTTACACGCTGCCGAACGGCTGGAGAAAGAAGGTGGCTGGAAAGTAGAAGTCATTGATATTCGTTCTTTGATTCCGTTGGATAAAGAAGCGATATTTGAATCAGTAAAGAAAACCAGTAAAGCATTGGTTGTTCACGAAGATAAAGTATTCTCCGGTTTCGGTGCGGAACTGGCGGCTATGATTGGAGGGGAGATGTTCCGCTATTTGGACGGTCCGGTAGAACGTGTCGGTTCTACATTTACTCCTGTCGGCTTTAATCCGATTCTGGAAAAAGAAATATTGCCGGATGAGGCTAAGATATACGAAGCTGCCAAGAATTTGTTGGAATATTAA
- a CDS encoding flavodoxin, producing MKKIGLFYATKAERTSWVAEKIQKEFGEDKIEVVAIEQAWQNDFAAYDCFIVGASTWFDGELPTYWDELLPELRTMELKGKKVAIFGLGDQIRYPENFADGIGLLAEVFEGDGATLVGFTSSEGYTFERSRALRGNQWCGLVIDLDNQSEQAKKKIKEWCEQVKKEFA from the coding sequence ATGAAAAAGATAGGTTTATTTTATGCTACTAAGGCTGAAAGAACAAGCTGGGTAGCGGAGAAGATTCAGAAAGAGTTTGGAGAAGATAAGATAGAAGTAGTAGCGATTGAACAGGCATGGCAGAATGATTTTGCAGCTTACGATTGTTTTATTGTTGGAGCTTCCACGTGGTTTGACGGTGAGCTGCCTACTTATTGGGATGAACTGTTACCGGAGCTTCGAACAATGGAACTGAAAGGAAAAAAGGTTGCTATTTTCGGTCTCGGAGATCAGATACGCTATCCTGAAAACTTTGCCGATGGTATTGGCTTGTTGGCGGAAGTTTTTGAAGGAGACGGGGCTACATTAGTCGGCTTCACTTCTTCTGAAGGTTATACTTTCGAACGTTCCAGAGCCTTACGAGGTAATCAGTGGTGCGGATTGGTGATTGATTTGGATAATCAGTCTGAACAGGCAAAGAAGAAAATCAAGGAATGGTGTGAGCAAGTAAAGAAGGAGTTCGCATAA
- the prmA gene encoding 50S ribosomal protein L11 methyltransferase, protein MKYFEFTFHTSPCTETVNDVLTAVLGEVGFESFVECEGGLTAYIQQSVCDENAIKTVIAEFPLSDTEITYTFTEAEDKDWNEEWEKNFFQPIIIGDRCVIHSTFHQNVPKAEYDIVINPQMAFGTGHHETTSLIIEELLDNELKDKSLLDMGCGTSILAILARMRGAHPCTAIDIDEWCVRNSIENIELNHVDEIDVSQGDASSLTGKGPFDIIIANINRNILLNDMKQYITCMHPGSELYMSGFYVDDIAVIREEAEKNGLAFVHYKEKNRWAEVKFIYQG, encoded by the coding sequence ATGAAGTATTTTGAGTTCACGTTCCATACAAGTCCTTGTACCGAAACAGTTAATGACGTACTAACTGCAGTGCTAGGCGAAGTGGGATTCGAGAGTTTTGTTGAATGCGAAGGCGGACTGACCGCATATATCCAACAATCGGTATGTGATGAAAACGCTATCAAAACTGTAATCGCCGAATTTCCTCTATCCGATACGGAAATCACCTACACATTTACCGAAGCAGAAGACAAGGACTGGAACGAGGAATGGGAAAAAAATTTCTTCCAACCGATTATTATTGGAGACCGCTGTGTAATCCACAGTACTTTTCACCAGAATGTACCCAAAGCGGAATATGACATCGTCATCAACCCACAAATGGCCTTCGGTACGGGACATCACGAAACGACAAGCCTCATCATCGAAGAATTACTGGACAACGAACTGAAAGATAAATCCTTGCTCGATATGGGTTGTGGGACTTCTATTTTAGCTATCCTGGCACGTATGCGGGGGGCACACCCCTGTACAGCTATCGACATCGATGAATGGTGTGTACGCAATTCTATCGAGAACATTGAACTGAATCATGTAGACGAAATCGACGTTTCACAAGGAGATGCTTCATCACTTACCGGAAAAGGGCCTTTTGACATTATCATCGCCAATATCAACCGGAATATATTATTGAATGACATGAAGCAGTACATTACCTGCATGCATCCAGGTTCAGAGCTTTATATGAGTGGATTCTATGTAGATGATATTGCTGTTATCCGTGAAGAAGCGGAAAAAAACGGACTGGCTTTTGTACATTACAAAGAGAAGAACCGTTGGGCAGAGGTAAAGTTTATTTATCAAGGCTAA